In Salvelinus sp. IW2-2015 linkage group LG3, ASM291031v2, whole genome shotgun sequence, the DNA window CAGGTGCACCGGCATGttgaactctgtaccggtaccacctgtatatagcctcactcccgttatttttttacagattttATTTTCGTATCttttgtttacctaatacctatttttttacttaaaaactgcactgttgcttaaaacttcttatggctgcgtcccgctaccgggatcgaaatgacagcagccagtgaaagtgagggcgccaaattcaaacagaaatctcataattaaaattcctcaaacatacatgtgttttatatcattttaaaggtaatcttgttgttaatcccaccaaagtgtccgatttcaaatatgctttttcagcaaaaacactacaaacgattatgttaggtcacccacaaacacaaaagcacAGCCATTTCAGGCAAAAAattgctttcacaaaaagcagaaatagagataaaatgaatcactaacctttgattatcttcatcagatgacactcataggacttcatgttaccacaatacatgcatgttttgtttgattaagttcatatttataacaacaaatcggagtttacattggtgcgttacattcactagttccaaaaacatcaagtgattttgcatagccacatcgtttcaacagaaatactcatcataatgtagatgataatacaagttatacacatggaattatagatatacctctccttaatgcaaccggctGTGTCTGATTtcccaaaaactttacggaaaaagcaaatcatgcaataatctgagacggagctcagaacaatagccaaattagccgccatgttggggtcaacagaaaccagaaaatacatgataaatgtttccttacctttgatgaacttcatcagaatgcagtcctaggaatcccaggtccacaataaatgtttgatttgttcgataatgtccgttatttatgtccaattagctactttggttagcggtaaacaattccaaaatcacaaagcgcatccactataacgtgacgaaatgtccaaaagttccgtaacagtcagtagaaacatgtcaaacgatgtactgaatcaatctttagaatgttgttaacatacatcttgaataacgttccaactggagaattagattgacttcagaagagcggtggaatggaggtcctcctcatgtgaaggcgcatgtcacgttcgtcataacatttaagtgaggaggaccaaggcgcagcgtgataacaatacattcttctttaatgaaaacgaaacgaacactatacaaaccaacaaacgtgacactatacaaacaacaagtgcagacactggcaacttacacatagacaatcacccacaacctacctaatgactatggctgcctaaatatggctcccaatcagagacaacgatagacatgtctctaattgagaaccaatctaggcaacaatagacttacataaacacctacaatgaacacaaccccatgaactctacaaacacccctagacaatacaaacaccctagacgagacaaaaacacacaaacatccccatgtcacaccctgacctaactaaaataataaagaaaacaaagataactaaggccagggcgtgacagcgcatggtgaaagcatggtcagctcgtggcagtgattactcattcctgtctccttcggcccccttcacattagagtcatcagacaaagttctattgactgttgacatctagtggaagccgtaggaagtgaaaactcatcaatatctcgctgtaatttcaatgagagcttggttgaaaatctgccacctcagaaacaattcaaactggaagtggaacttctcaggttttcgcctgccatatgagttctgttatactccacagacataattcaaacagttttagcgAACTTCAGAGTGtattctatccaatacgaataataatatgcatatattagcaactgggactgaggagcaggcagtttactatgggcacctctgtgcacctttcattaaagctactcaatactgcccctgcagccataagaagttttaagggcttgtattctgtgcacgtgacaaataaactttgatttgatttgaattcaggatctgagaaagacaaagacaagtgaaataataaaaactaGATgtgggaaaaaaaggaaaaaaaggaaatgAAAGACTGTACAAAGAACGTGTGTGttctgagcttgtgtgtgtgtgtgtgtgtgtgaatgaatgcGTCCCTGTCAGCCTAGCctgatcactagaaatagacTTCGAATTTCAGACGTTTCAAAAGGTCCTAAGAACATATGCATGCCTCCCTCGGCGCtcaccaaaaaaaataaaaacaattgccCGGCACGAACTTGTGATGCTCGGAGAGAAAGAGCGCTGCTCAGACCACTGCACTATGGCAGTTCCCAATGCTCTAGCAAGCCGCAATGAATAATTAACCCATCAAAAATAGCTGTTAATCCAAAAGATGTCGAATTTCGAAGGGAAACTATGATGCAGTCCGCGTGCGtgggtctatgtgtgtgtgtgtgtccatgcagtgTGTGTACCTGARGCAGGCTACAGTAGAGGAATAACTCAGGCTCTTCCTGGAAGTCCTGCAGCTTRGAGATGGCCTTCTGGTCAGGGACGAACTCTGACTTGGCGATGGRCACGTCCCTCATCACCACCASCCCCGAGACCTGCACCTCCCRACGGAATATCCGCTCAAACGTCGCcctgccacacacgcacacacacaaactcagtcCTTGTTCAGTGTAGCATCACTAATTAAGCCCAGCTGGTAAAGCCATGTGTCTCTGGCACAGAGGAGCagtgttctagtgttctgctGGTGAACCATGCTGCATGTGGGGTCAAAGACAGGGGACATATTGAAGCGCTGGTGGAGACAGTCAAGTGAAGTGATCTTCAGGCATTTTTCTCTTCTGTGGTCTTTTTCTACTTTTATCATTGAGCATTCTACGTTAGACGCCTGTTCTTTGTTTATCTAGTGTTGTCCTTTCAATCACATCTGAGATCTTTCTGTTGTCTCTCTCANCAGTCCTTGTTCAGTGTAGCATCACTAATTAAGCCCAGCTGGTAAAGCCATGTGTCTCTGGCACAGAGGAGCagtgttctagtgttctgctGGTGAACCATGCTGCATGTGGGGTCAAAGACAGGGGACACATTGAAGCGCTGGTGGAGACAGTCAAGTGAAGTGATCTTCAGGCATTTTTCTCTTCTGTGGTCTTTTTCTACTTTTATCATTGAGCATTCTACGTTAGACGCCTGTTCTTTGTTTATCTAGTGTTGTCCTTTCAATCACATCTGAGATCTTTCTGTTGTCTCTCTCATGGTGTTGTGGTCTTACCTGAATCTGTCAATGTGCTCCCCAGACACCAGGCCCTTGATAAGGAGGAAGCCATCTCATAGGAGATTCTCTGCTCAGTGCTCAGCAGATCATTGTCAAAGAAATACCTGGATACAGCAAGTGAATGGCAGTGTGATAAACGCTTATTAGACTCATGTGTTTAGATACAGAGTGATGGGAACTCAACGTTGAATGAACTGCTGAGTTGATCTCAGCATTGTGTCATGTGCACAGTAAGTAGGGCTAGGGTCAGTACCTGTTCTTTTAGACTGTCCTGATATAAGGCCATTGACATAGTCAAAAACAGCTCAAAAAGGAGATTGATGTGTCACTCAGTGCTTGTGGTTGATAGTAGGCAATGTTTTGGCCAGAGGTAGATGCTTGCTTTATGCAATGAATTAAGGCCATATATGAATTATTTCTTATAACAAAATTGTTATTTGTAGATATTACACATTTATGTAAGCTATGTTATACCGTTAATTATAACAACAAATTAAATTGTGAATAAGCTATAGCCTAATAGTTAGACTATACAAGCGGGCCTTTTACGCATTCAAAGGCTATAAGATAATGTAGTCTTATATggataaataaacacatttatagaaaataaatacattttgcaaTGTTATAGTTCCACTCCCAATGTTCAGTTCTGCTCTGAAAAAGCCTGACAATTACAGTAAAACAGTTGAAAAGGATACAACAAAAGAAGATGGTCGATCCAGATGATTCATGACCACTTTCAGTCTGTCTGYCGCTCGAGACATTTTGCAAGAATATATGTTWTATTCTGTATTCCTTTCAATGCACAGACAGTCATATGCCCACTGTTATGTAGCCCTATGCTGCCGGTGTAGCCCACTCTCCAACTAGGTCAAAGTTCACAAGTgagaatgtcacgccctgatctgtttcacctgtctttgtgcttgtctccacccccctccaggtgtcacccatcttccccattatcctctgtgtatttatacctgtgctctctgtttgtctgttgccagtttgtttYGTTTGTAGAACCTTCCAGcgtttccccttgctcctgtcttggttcctgttttctagtttttcccggttttgacccttctgcctgccctgaccctgagcctgcctgccgtcctgcacctttgccccactactctgaattaccgacctctgcctgacctgaccctgaccctgagcctgcctgccatcctggacctttgcccctgttgctgtaataaacattgttacttcgacaNNNNNNNNNNNNNNNNNNNNNNNNNcagtctgcatctgggtcttaccttaaaaCCTGATAGAGAAGGACATTgacagatgcgcacacacacacacacgtgtttgtACTTTTCTTGTGGGGTAAAAACAATTGAGTCCCATTCAATATCTTATTTTCCCTTAcatctaacccttaacctaacccttaccgtaaccctAAACCCCCCAAACCTAACCCTGATGTAACccttttggtccccacaaggatagtaaaaccaaaccaaacacacacacacacacacacacacacacatataattgAATGGAAGCTTTCCCTCATTTCAGCCTGGCCTCAAAGCTCATTTCAGTCATGGTCAACAACAAACAAGGAAACAAAATAATTGGACACAAAACACTAAATACCACTCCTCAATCCTGTCCGATGGCAACCATCTCATATGCCCACAAGACATGAGagaataaaagaaaacagagcATCTTTGTGGCAAACTTACAAAACATGCAACAGATATAGTCTTAATGAATAAACGATTGGGGACAGAGAAACAGATATAGCATAACTGAATAAACGATTAGggggacagagatcaacagatTAGTCTAATAACTGAGATAAACGATTAGGGACAGAGATCACAGATATAGCCTAATAACTGAATAACGATTagggacagagatcaacagatatTAGCCTAATAACTGAATAAACGATTAGGAGACAAGAGATCAACAGATATAGGCCTAATAACTGAATAAACGATTAGGGGACAGAGAATCAACAGATATAGCCTAATAACTGATATAGAACATTaggggacagagatcaacagatatagCCTCAATAATCTGAATAAACGATTaggggacagagatcaacagatatagtctaataactgaataaactattaggggacagagatcaacaatatagtctaataactgaataaacgattagggacagagatcaacagatatagCCTAATAACTGAATAAACGATTAGGGGACAAGATTCAACAAGATATAGTCTAATAACTGAATAAACTATTagggacagagatcaacagatatagtctaaataactgaataaacgattagggacagagatcaacagatatagcctaataactgaataaacgattaggggacagagatcaacagatatagtctaataactgataaactattaggggacagagatcaacagagATAGTCTAAAACTAATAAACGATTAGGGGACAGAATCAACAGATATAGTCTAATACTGAATAACGATTaggggacagagatcaacagatatagtctaataactgaataaacataggggacagagatcaacagatatactaataactgaataaacgattagggacagagatcaacagatatagtCTAATAACTGAATAAACTATTAGGGGACAGAGATCACAGATTATAGTCTAATTAACTGAATAAAACGATTAGGGGACAGAGATCACAGATATAGCCTAATAACTGAATAAACGATTaggggacagagatcaacagatatagtCTAATAACTGAATAAACTATTAGGGGACAGAGATCACAGATATAGTCCTAATACTGAATAAACGATTaggggacagagatcaacagatatagCTAAAACTGAATAAACGATTAGGGGACAagagatcaacagatatagtctaataactgaataaactattaggggacagagatcaacagatatGAGTTAATAACTGAATAAACGATTAGGGACACGAATCAACAGATATAGTCTAATAACTGAATAAACGATTagggacagagatcaacagatatagCCAATTAACTGATAAACGATTAGGGACAGAGATCAAACAGATTAAGTCTAATAACTGAATAACAATTaggggacagagatcaacagatatagtctaataactgaataaacgattaggggacagagatcaacagatatagcctaataactgaataaaactattagggacagagatcaacagatatagtCTAATAACTGAATAAACGATTAGGGACAGAGAATCAACAGATATAGTCAATAACTGAATAAACTATTAGGGACAGAGATCACAGATATAGTCTAAAACTGAATAAACGATTAGGGGCAGAGATCAACAAAAGTCAATAACTGAATAAACTATTAGGGGACAGagagatcaacagatatagtCAATAACTGAATAAACTATTagggacagagatcaacagatatagtctaataactgaataaacgattaggggacagagatcaacagatataggctaataactgaataaacgattaggggacagagatcaacagatatagCCTAAAACTGAATAAACAATaggggacagagatcaacagatatagCCTAATAACTGAATAAACGATTAGGGGACAGAAGATCAACAGATATAGTCTAATAACTGAATAAACGATTAaggggacagagatcaacagatatagcctaataactgaataaactattaggggacagagatcaacagataGTACGTCTAATAACTGGAATAACTATTaggggacagagatcaacagatatagCTCTAATAACTGAATAACGATTaggggacagagatcaacagatatagtctaataactgaataaacgattaggggacagagatcaacagGATATAGCCTAATAACTGAATAAACGATTAGGGGACAagagatcaacagatatagtctaataactgaataaacaattaggggacagagatcaacagatatagcctaataactgaataaacgattaggggacagagatcaacagatatagtCTAATAACTGAATAAACGATTAGGGACAGAGATTCAACAGATAAGCCTAATAACTGATAAAACTATTaggggacagagatcaacagatatagtCTAATAACTGATAAACGATTAGGGGACAGAGATCACAGATATAGTCTAATAACTGAATAAAACTATTagggacagagatcaacagatatagtCTAATAACTGAAAAACTATTAGGGACAGAGATCACAGATATAGTCTAATAACTGAATAAACGATTAGggggacagagatcaacagatatagtctaataactgaataaagataggggacagagatcaacagatatagtctaataactgaataaacgattagggacagagatcaacagatatagCCTAATAACTGAATAAACGATTAGGGGACAGAGAGCAACAAGATATAGTCTAATAACTGAAAAACGATTaggggacagagatcaacagatatagCCTACATAACTGAATAAACTATTaggggacagagatcaacagatatagtCTAAACGAATAAACGATTaggggacagagatcaacagatatagtCTAATAACTGAATAAACTATTAGGGGACAGAGATACAACAAATATAGTCTAATACTGAATAAACTATAGGGGACAGAGATCAACAATATAGTCTAATAACTGAAAACGATTaggggacagagatcaacagatatagctaataactgaataaacgattaggggacagagatcaacagatTAGCTAATAACTGAATAAACTATTAggggacagagacaaacagatatagtctaataactgaataaacgattaggggacagagatcaacagatatagcctaataactgaataaacgattaggggacagagatcaacagatatagtCTAATAACTAGAATAAACGATTagggacagagatcaacagatatagcctaataactgaataaactattaggggacagagatcaacagatatagcctaataactgaataaacgattagggacagagatcaacagatatagtCTAATAACTGAATTAAACGATTagggacagagatcaacagatatagtCTAATAACTGAATAACAATTAGGGGACAGAAGATCAACAGATATAGCCTAAAACTGAATAAACGATTaggggacagagatcaacagatatagtCTAATAACTGAATAAAACGATTAGGGGACAGAGATCACAGATATAGCTAATACTGAATAAACTATTaggggacagagatcaacagatatagtCTAATAACTGAATAAACGATTAGGGACAGAGATTCAACAGATATAGTCTAATAACTGAATAAACTATTAGGGACAGAGATCAACACATATAGTCTAAAACTGAATAAACGTTAGCggacagagatcaacagatatagtctaataactgaataaactactagggacagagatcaacagcatatagtctaataactgaataaactaattaggggacagagatcaaacagatatagtctaataactgaataaacgatttaggggacagagatcaacagatatagtCTAAAACGAATAAACGATTagggacagagatcaacagaaTAAGCCTAATAACTGAATAAAACGATTAGGGGACACAGAGTCAAACAGATATATCTAATAAACTGAATAAACGATTagggacagagatcaacagatatagccttaataactgaataaactattagggacagagatcaacagatatagtctaataactgaataaactattagggacagagatcaacagatatagttctaataactgaataaacgattaggggacagagatcaacagatatagtCTAATAACTGAATAAAGATTAGGGGACAGAGATCAACAATATAGCCTAATAACTGAATAAACGATTagggacagagatcaacagatatagtctaataactgaataaacaattaggggacagagatcaacagatatagCCTAATAACTGAATAAACGATTAGGGGACAGAGATCAAGCAGATAATAGTCTAATAACTGAATAAACGATTAGGGGACGAGAATCAACAATAAGTCCTAATAATCTGAAAAACTATTaggggacagagatcaacagatatagtCTAATAACTGAATAACATTAGGACAAGATCAAACAGATGATAGTCTAATAACGAATAACTATTAGGGACAAAGATCAACAGATATAGTCTAATAAACTGAATAAACTATTaggggacagagatcaacagatataggtctaataactgaataaacgattagggacagagatcaacagatatagtCCAATAAACTGAATAAACGATTAGGACAGAGATCAACAGGATATAAGTCCTAATAATCTGAATAAACGATTagggacagagatcaacagatatagGTCTATAAACGAATAAACATAGGACAGAGATCACAGATATAGCTATAACTGAATAAACGATTagggacagagatcaacagatatagtCGAATAACTGAATAAAACCGATTagggacagagatcaacagatatagcctaataactgaataaacgatttaggggacagagatcaacagatatagtctaataactgaataaacgaattagggacagagatcaacagatatagcctaataactgaataaactattaggggacagagatcaacagatatagtCTAATAACTGAATAAACGATTAGGACAGAGTATCAACAAATAGTCTAATAAACTGAATAAACTATTaggggacagagatcaacagatatagtCTAATAACTGAATAAACTATTAGGGGACAGAGATCACAAGATATAGTCTAATAACTGATAAAACGATTAGGGGACAGAGATCTCAACAGATATAGCCTAATAACTTGAATAAACGTATTaggggacagagatcaacagatatagtCTAATAACGTGAATAAAACTGATTTAGggggacagagatcaacagatatagttaataactgaataaacgattagggacagagatcaacagatatTACCTAATAACTGAATAACATTaggggacagagatcaacagatatagtCTAATAAGCGATAAACGATTAGGGACAGAGATAACAGATATAGCCTAATACTGAAGAAACATTagggacagagatcaacagatatagcctaataactgaataaacgattagggacagagatcaacagatatagtctaataactgaataaacgattaggggacagagatcaacagaaTATAGTCTAATTAATAAGTAGCCAAATGTTGTGGCTTCATGTAGGTTTACAAGCACACTATCCATCAGAATGGCTACTGCAATGMCGCTTTGAAAGGACTAGAAACAATGTTGCCAGCGCGCAATGTTGCGTCGCCACAAGGGTCTGGTTGAGTTGACCAACTATTTTGCTCGCTTGTCAAAATAGGACTAGCTACCGGACACCTACTAATAGGAGTTCTATTAACACAATTATATGTGTGGTTTAAATACCTTAGTGAGTGGTTACAATGGGCAATACCATTGCTGTTTATTTGCCTTCAGCCTATAGGCTAACTTACGCACCATTCGATTTTCAACACCATGTTTTCAACACCTTTTAGGCTATAACCCAGGAAAATCGAAGCATGTAACGTTACATATAGTAGGTTATATTGAAAGTGCTGAGTATATGTAAATAGTCAATGCCTTGAGCCGTGCCAGTTAGATGCATGTCATCACATTTWATACACAGATTCCTTTCAGTGTTACACTGGCTTCGTTTGTTTTTGCCCAATTTGATGATGTTTTGCTGTAGCCTTATCTGTACCGTtaaaataacaatgtattacaGGCTTTACGGTCCATAACAGGGGTCGCAGATTGTACGTTTGTCAAATGTGCATATATGAAACGGATTGGCTACTGTGTACAATGTTATCAATGAATGTAAGGTTGTTAGGCCAATAAGTTACAATTCACAGCATATAGATGTCTGAACTAGGGTTACTGTAAGTGTAATAGTGATGACGAGGAATTGGTTMCTTGGACCACAGTAATACCTGGCACACTCTAATCTCAGTCTAGCAGCACTTAGCTGTGACTGCCTCCTCAGGGAAACAATATCATGGTAGAATTGGTGGAACTGGATCAGTTCAGTCAGATTTCCCTCTGAAAACCATGCCACAAAGATACCAGGCAAGCAGACTGGCATTGGATACATCCCCCATTGATGTCATACCTTGTTAGTGTAGCTGGAAGAGGCCAACATAGAGAAGAATTGAGGTAACACATTATGTCCATCTTTCCTATCCTATTGGCAGTTCCGAATTTCGACAGGTGTGTGGTTGTGATGACGCCCGTCCTCCTGTGCTCGTCTCATTGGAGCTATATCATTTCACCTCTGACCCCTGTGATGTTTTTCCAGTGGTGGTGTASCCTACATGTCTGTTTGGAACAGCCCTTTACTGTGCTTCTGGAGCCAATATGGCCCTGGGCTGAAATATGCACCTGCCCCACCATCTATCCCCCCCAGTACTGCATGTGTCCGGAGTGTGTTTTTCATCCaccataggtgtgtgtgtgtcaaatcttAGTAGTTGTCAGTTAGTTCTTGGCCAGAGGTATGTGTGTACATGTACTCAGGTTAGACCTAGCAGTTCCCTGCAGCTAGAATGACCCAGATCAGGAGTATGTAGCCAGGTTGTTCTATCTGTGTGAAACCAATCCCTCATGACAGGCTAATTATACTGGCCCAAACCCTCATTTTTCTGTCCCAACTCTCTCTAATCTGTCTCTAGTGCTACAGTGTAACCCTGCTGATAACACYATGCCACAATAACCTTGATATTGATCAGTCTCAGTGCTGGGAGGTGAAGTGCATGGAAGGATAACAGAGAAAGAATCAGATGATATACAGTTGTGATGGTGTACTGGTGCTCTGTGAATTTCCTCTGTCGTGACTCATGAAAGGGCTCACGCTCATCATCTCAGGTCCGGTTGGATATGATCATGTCGATTATTCATGGTAGATGCACAGAATATCGTGCTGTACAGTCTGTCTTTTGCCagccccctctttctctcgctctgtctctctcgctctgtctctctcgctctgtctctctcgctctgtctctctcgctctgtctgtctctctcgctctgtctctgtgtgtgtgtcaaactcccctctctcgctcctttgACACTAGACTCTAAGCCGGTGCcatcctctactctccctctgtctttgcgGAAGGTCCTATGTGGAAGTTTCTTTTCATGGGACCCTCTTGTCTTACATACCCACAGTGTCTtggccatgtctgtctgtcgacAAGATGTTCATCCATATTGTCTGTCTGCCTTCACATGCATAAATCAGCAGATCAaagtctgagggagggagaggagagatgagatgagggaTGAAAAAGCAGAGGAGACGGCTccaaagcagtggtggaaaaaagtactCGATAGAGTACCTCTAAAAGTAACTCTATTTCATAGTTGAGTTTAAAGTAAAGAGACCGTTAATAGAAAATGGATCAAGTGAAAagttcacccagtaaaatactatggagtaaaagtctaaagtatttggttttaaatattacttacattaacttttgatacttatttgctaaaaaatatacttaagttcaaaagtaaaagtacgaaaaaataaaacattcactTATATTAGCCAAAACCAGACGGccacaattttatttattttttatttatgggatagccagggtcacactcaaCAACTCAACATCATTTAAAAACCAAAGT includes these proteins:
- the LOC111949860 gene encoding LOW QUALITY PROTEIN: phytanoyl-CoA dioxygenase, peroxisomal (The sequence of the model RefSeq protein was modified relative to this genomic sequence to represent the inferred CDS: inserted 1 base in 1 codon) gives rise to the protein MALYQDSLKEQSNKRLSHCHSLAVSRYFFDNDLLSTEQRISYEXGFLLIKGLVSGEHIDRFRATFERIFRXEVQVSGXVVMRDVXIAKSEFVPDQKAISKLQDFQEEPELFLYCSLXQVIRHLVTPCTRTRIIFHSVRRTVLCVPAPPWRRFTARTAPCVGVGHLLPLCRS